The window TTAAAGTTTAAATCAATTTAGCATATTGAAACATCAGTCTATCATGCTGAATACAGTTTATTATTTTAGTTTACCATTTTCATCAGTAACGATTGCAAAACTGCAATAAATGAAGGATTTGGGGAAATACATTATATAGATGagttaaagctgctctcatcaaTAAATGACATAAATAATGGATGTGTAGTCAAGTCAAATGTATTTATGAAGCACATTAAAAGACCTGCCATTAACAAAATGTTGGTGCATTAAAAATAGCAAATAAAATTAGGGCGGTAGAAACAGTTGTAAAAGcttgaaaacaataaaaaatatatataactatGACAACAAATTGTCTCTCAtaggaaaaaaagtgttttcagAACAGATAACTTGGAGTCTGCCTAACATGTATGGGCAGTTGGTTAACAAAGTTATTCATCTTGGTTCGTTCTCACCAACCTTGCTGGGTTGCTTCCACAGCAGCAGGCAACTCTATGTTTTGCAAAAACGCTTGAAAATCCTCTTTATGTAAAGTAAAGGCCAGCACCTGGCTTTTGGACATAGCAATGTAGTTAGCAGCTATTGAAACCCTTTCTAGCAGTTAGAGATGACCACAGTGAGTGATTACTGGGTTTACCTTTATAAAGTGGTCCAAAACAGaatttataaatataaaaaaggaGATATAACATATTCAATAGAAGTTATAACTAACTTTTTATGTGTAGTAAAATTCATGACACAGAAGCCATTTACAGGGCTTTATTGCACTATGAATGGGAATGGATAGGTCAAGCAGTTTGTTCAGTACAAAGGTGTATGACTGTGAAAGTAAAACCTATTTACTACTACATGACTGGTGTACGTTAAACAAAACAGACTTGAAGATTTCCTAATTATTCCTTTTGAGCTGTTAATCTCACTGAAAAAGCATGAAAGATCTAAAGGATCGCGCACTGGACAGTTACAGTGCTGCTTGTTGTTTTTGAAGAGTTTGAGCATCATGACCATGCATAAAGTAGTCTGAATCCTGGTCAACTAAAGCTGAAGCAGTCCTCAGAGTTTCGCTCAAAAGGCTCTAACTGAGGGTGTTTGTTTTGCCGTCCATGGTTAAAAAAGTCCACCTGTTACTGTTTAAAAGCTGCTATGATGAAACATCATGCACTCATACTACACTGGCATGCCAGACAGTACTGTAGTATGCGAATGGAAACGGAGTCGTCCCACTGACTCAGTTGAAAATCACGCTGAATGGTTAGTGTGCACTGACATTCAGCATAGCCAAAGGGCTTGTATACCCTTTGCTCTACCCTGTATTCCCAGCCACGCACTTTGACCTTTGATGGTGCCCTTTTTGTATGTGTAGCAGTCCAGGCTTTAAGCAAAGTGTTGACAGGGAGACATATACTCAACCTCTCAATGCACACAGATCACTTCTGCATACTATGAGTTTGTATGCACTTTAGTTGGCTGCAAAGTGTGTGCTTGGAAACTGGTGTGGATAACCTGAGCAATGACAAATTATCTGTCAGCATTGTGTGAAGCCAGAATTGTCACATTGACATTTTGTTTATGAACGGATTGCACTTGTGTCTTTCATATACAGAAAGGCACCAATGTTTCAAAAGTATTTGTTCTTATAGGATAAGAACAGTTATGTTACATCGTGTTTTTCTTGTTGTCTATAAATTCCATGTAAAGACCTACAACAACAAAGGTAATCTAACGTCCACAGCTAGTATGGTaagaagcattttttttctctttttcagctttttttttagctttttttttacaattaaacaaaaattAAGTCTTTCTATCCAAGGAATACGCTGCTTTGGGCTTTGGTTACACAAATAGTGGTGTTAGGTACACATTAAAATGTATATTAATCCatgttttccttcagttaaaggGGGTTAGGCCTAGCCCACGctctgtatttttattctaacacTTTATTCAAGTAATTTTACATTATtcattgtttgaaaaaaatattcttGTGTTTTGTATATGGATCCCCTCAATTCATCATATGTCTCTAAACAAGCCGTTTTATACAATACCTCTGCTGAAGATGACCATATAAGGAAATTTATGACATGCTCAAGTTCAAAAATATTCACTGTCACCTATCTTATCCTTtgagttctgctggttctgtacACATGATGCCATGGTCTGTTTAGTGACGGTGCAGAAGCTATTTGAAGTACTTTACATGTTTTTATAAATGTGTAAATTACTTGTCATTCTTATTTTGAGTTAGATGACAAATAGGTGCATTTAATCTTATCTTATTTGTGGAAAATTAAATACTACTAATAATGTTGCCTTAATAAGCGATAGATCATGATTGTAACTCTCAACTGACTCTCACagtctttatcaataaaatgttGATAAAGACTGCCTCATTTGTCTAAAATTTGTCTTAAGAAATGTGGAGTATTAAACTGATTGTGCAGATCTGAATAAATAAGCCAAGGAATTTATATAAGATGAACTCATTTAAAGATGGTGTTTTTTACTTGCTGGAAGCTGATCTTCCTCTGTCGAATATGTAGTTTTATCAACAGCCATGTACAACCATTTTAGGATCCAAATGTGCATGCATCTGTTGTTTTGCTGCtataaatgtgttttctcttaCAGAAGAACGCATGTAGGTCATGTTGTGTCACAGCATATCTGACGTAGGCTATTTTCTGTCAGAGCGAATCGATTCATAGATGAGCCTTTGTGCTCGGAGGAGGGTCATGAGTTGCCAACTGATGCTCATTTGTGCACCATGGCGATGAGTACAACCAAATGGGTGAAGTGACTTCTTTCGTGTCAAATGCTCAAACGCATAATTTTTCCCTAACTCCATGCAGGCATGTGAAGCCAAAGCAATGGAGCagatgaaaaaaattaaagcatACTTTGCTGATGTAATCAGTCATCCTATGAATATACAGTTCAATGACTTTGCCCtctgctttttcttcttttctgtgcATATTTGTGGGTATGTGTGTGATGGCTAGACCCAGGCAGAGGCCCACTACAAAGGTCATAAACATGCTCGGAAGCTAAAGGCCTTGGAGACCCAAAGAAACCGGCAGAAGAGTGGACAGAATCAGTCCACAACGGGAaaggacagagacagagacagagagggggtGCCGTTGGGAGGAGTATCAATGACGATAGACTTGAAAGACAAAACAggtacaaattttttttttaaagcatttctcCCGCCACCCTCTGAGTAATTAGCTGTAATTGAAGACATGTAAGAGCTAAGTCTTTGTAGCTGCCACTCAGCTGGTTAATTACCAGTCATTACCTGTCCTGCTATCATTTGGTCTGTCACATAGGTAATCACTCTCACCAAGCAAAGACACTCTGCAGAATGAAGAGCCTTAAAGCGTTTAAAAAGAGATGCAAGCTAAAAAAGGATCTTTGATTTTGATTATTTATGGTTGTAAATCAGAACTTGCTCAACAGAAGTTCCGCCTGCAGTTTCTTGGTCCTGTTATAAAATGCTTACACTTTGATAGTGGACAAATCAAAAGTTGAAGACTGGAGAAGCTTGTAAAGCAACATTGGGTTCCTTGAGaggcgctatataaattcacgttattattatcattgcaGGTAGTCACCAGCACCCAGTAGTACAGCAGCGCCAGTtcgcaacaaatgtcatctcaaggcactttaaagatGCGTTCTGATTCAATCAAATTAAAATCCATTTAATTTTGATCCAATTCTAATCCAGTGAACTCAAATTGATTAaaattcaaatgagtccaatcAATGTAATATCAATTCATAAAAAGTTaccgagctaaggaaaccagcagATTGCGCTGAAAAATCTCTTCAATTCAATCCATCCTTCAAGATGACCATGTGGAGGAAAAATccattttaacaggaagaaacctgaaCCAGAGTCAAGAAGAGCAACCATCTGCCTCGTCCGGTTGTGGGGTttagaggacaggaaagaggggtcaGTAAGCATCATAACACAAGACCAGGATTatctgagaaagagaaacacaagttaatgacagtAGTGTCATTAACGGTGAAGATCTATAAGCTGtctaaaaaaaagtaatgttttaagcttaatcttaaaggtagagagggtgtctgcttcctgagcTCAGCTGGCATCCGTTGGCAGCTGGTTTCACAACAAAGTAgcctcataactgaaggctcctctCATTCTTGTTTTAGAAACTCTAAGAAcaacaagtaaacctgcaggcTGAGAGTGAAGTACCCTGTTGGAAAAATATagaacaatgagatctttaaggtcttggtcattaagagctttgttTTAGAGgaacagaatttaaaaaaaaaatctgaattttaaCAGCCAGTGAGGAGAAGAAAAGCTATAGAAAATATGATCTTACCTGCTAGCTGGAGGCTTTTCGGAGAATCTTTGGgactaaataataaaaatagaataaaacaatTACAGTCATCCAATCtcaaagtaacaaatgcatggagcagtttttctgcttcACTCTGAGGcaggatgttcctaattttggcaatattacaaaggtgaaagaaggctgtcctagaaacctgttttatgccAGTCTAGTTTTCTCTCCATAGAAGCCGTTGTAATTACATTTAGAATAACTACAAAGTTAGACAGTGTCTTCCTGAGGTCCAAATACAACAACTTTCATTTCGTCTGAATATAGAAGCAGAAATTCAGAGTCACCCAGTCACTCTCTTTCTTTAAGGCATGCTTGTAGTTTAATCAACTGAGTAGTTTCATCTGGCTTTATAGATAACTATCGTTGGTTATCATAAGCATAGCAATGAAAAGAATGTGATTCACTGTGTTATGTGAGGAACTaactggaatctatcagataaataggACTTAAAATCTAATAGGACAAGCACAGAGATGTTTCAACTTAGCAGTTATGGGTCTTGAAATAATATGATACAATAGCCTGGACAAAAAGTCCAGTTTGGACGTGTTGATTCAGGGAAAAACTTATTGAATATTGGTTGTGACTCCTCACACTTCTTTATTCCAGCACTGAAAATAGAGTTCCAAGTTATTAAATTATCAAATAATGTATTTTaagcatttgtttaaaaaaaaaaacaaagctatatatgactcatttttttttaaatcaatgtcAACTTGTCCTTTTTCAAACTACTTTTGATAAAATTCCTAAGATTTACTCCAGTAGTAGTTTGTCTTCTTGAAAACTGTATATTTCAAAGTTTTTgccatgggaaaaaaaaaaactgattggCCTAGATTAAAATGACTTTGAGGCATGACTCAACACTTTTTCCCTCATTTATTTAATCGTGATCTTTGAATTTGCTTATCTGGTCCGCCCAAAGACCACCAGAATCAATTAGTGGCTAGCTTCCAATCCCTGGTAAGCTTCTGGTCCCTAGCTAGCCCACATAGCTTTCTCACTTCTCATTTAGTCAGTTCCTCACAACGCATGTGCAGTAGCTGAAATGCCCCATCTCACAGGTACTCAGTATTTGTTCCTCCAGTCTTCAGCGTGGATCAAATGAGCCGTCtgaccctgttttttttttaactgtgggtAAGCCTCTGCAGATTTGAAACTGAATCCTCAGCTACAACATTGATGCTGGATTTTGCTCATGATACATCTtgtaacacattaaaaaaaaaaatcttatgcATGTGTTACAATAttactaacaaaaaaaaattggcagaggttttttttttcctttttcttttcttctttttaagtcTATATTACCCACAATCCACAAATTCTTAGGGACATATGAGTGCACTTACTTGCCACCCTGGATCCTTCCCATTGATTCTTCAGCTGAATTTGACTGCTATACGAGTAATGACTTTGCAATTTACTATTTTACTATTTCTGTCATCAGTTACTCGGCTACTCCTTCTGCCTGACAACAAAATATCAGCATCTTCCTTTCTGTCCCCTCCAGCTGCTTTTCCTTTCCATTATTGATCCTCTCACACCCATTTTCTTTTGCCGCCTATCAATTTCCCTCGAAGCACATAATGATAAGCTTGTTACATTCAGTGGTTGCCATGGTTGTTGATTGATGGTGACAGAGGGAGCTTCAGCAGAGCGAGCCAACAAATGACAGAGGCACAGTAACAAAGGAAGAGTGACTGAGATAGCAGAGAAAGAGCAGgaaaatatatgaaaatataTTTAGGAAATGAtatagaagaaaagaagaaatataaTCAGAAAGGTATGTGAAAGGAACTGAACAAAGAAAATGTGCACGGGGATATCGTGCTTCTCCTCTAGAAGTATAtcataaataaaacacaaaattccACCTTGATTGTATacaatttttgtcttttattaatCAAACAGTCATATTATACTGGCATAAAAGTATATGGGGAATTgataataaatatatttattgatATTGTAAGTAAAGATATTCACAAAACTAACATCTGACCGGTAAAATTGTAAAAAATCTCTGACATCGGTTTTTGCCACAAAAGGCAGCTGTCTCTATATCCTTTAAACAGATAGAACTGGGAATGGAGCACatctgtttttttaacttactaCCACAAAGTTAATAAGACTATTTCTCTAATACATCAAAATATCCTTCAATACCTTTCAAATTTAATAAAACAAATACTGGTCATTGGCAGGGAAACAATAAAAAACCGGCAAGCGGCaggcaaaaatatatatccaTAAACATAAAAGCCACAAGAGGAACCCACAGGAAACCAGGTACACATAAGGGCACAACACAAAACCCAAAGCAGGAATACAAAATTAAGAGCTTGAGTAAGCTGGCAGCTGAAGGATAAACCGGAGGAAGTGCGTACATATACATATAGAAAGATTATTGTTGGACTGATTGAACAAACTTGTGCAGGAAAACTGGTGGGAAATCAAACAATGACTGGAAGTAAAGAACAAAACGTTTAAAAAGTCATTAAAACAGTAACAAATACATCATTGACAGTCCAGGTTcctctgcattttttttctatttatgtCGATCCATCTGTCCACAGACTCAAATTCCTCGTCCCAACCTGCACAGCAGCAACCCGAGAACAACCAGGGGAGCTCACAAGCAACAACGACATCTTCACAAACTTCAACCTCGGACTCCTCCTCTCTCCCCTCTCCTCACCAGTGCCAACAAGTTTCCCCTGGTTCTCAGCTTTCCGATCTACCCTCACACACTCCACATGTGGATGGGTCTGCAGATTCAGCACCACACTCTGACCTTCATGAAAGCTCCACAGGAGGCGAGGGGGAGGCAGCAAAGGTGGAAGAGGTTAACGAGGCCAAGAGCGACAAAAAACAATTCCACTGTCCAATGTGCAAAGTGACGGTCAATTCCAGTTCCCAGTTGGAGGCTCACTGTAGCGGTATTCACTTTAAAGTTTTAGTTTTAAGCCACTAGAATTTTTTACTTAATCTTTACTATTCTGACATTTTGACCTAAGCACACCCCCTCCGTTTGTCTGAATCAGGGTCTAAGCACAAACAAATGCTGGATGGGCCAAACAGCAGCAAGTCGCATCGCAGGGTAAAGATGACATCAACGCCTAGATCGAAATGTCGTGTGAAACAACGGATAGGCAGCAACTGCAGAGCAGCTATTGGTGCAACCAAGCAGGCTTTTCACTGTGACCTGTGCCAGGTGTCCGTCAACTCAGAGACACAGCTGAAGCAGGTACATGGATTTATGTTGCGATTTTATTTGATGAGTTTTACAGCTGCATAAACCATTTACAGCTCTGTAAAAGCTAAATTACGCCTCTTTGGTTTGTTAGTCAGAGCTGTCTTGACTTAATCACTGTATATCTCTGTCCTCTTTAAGCACACAAACAGCAGGAGACACAAAGAGCGTTTGTCTGGGAGGCCTGTCAAGGCCAAGTTCGCCCCCTATAATAAACTACATCCCAGTGCTGTCTTGGCGGTGAGTCTctcacatacgcacacacactcatttatttttgtccacATTGGACATGGCCAGTAAAGAACACGGACAATGCAAAACATCACATTCACAAACTCAACAAATGCTAAAGGGAAGCTATCCCTGGCAATTGCAAGCAAACGTTGATCAACATCAAACCGCTGACAGGTGAAAGAAAAAGATCTTGTTTTTTTGACACATTAAAGAATTTTGCCCCAAATGACGACCTCTGAGCGCTCCAGTAGTAGGAAGAGTCAGGCTAGAGGTGGGTGCTGtaagaaaagcaaaaagaagACTGAGGGATAGCACCATTTTTAAAATGAGAGGAGACATACTGAAAGGGCTAAACGCATGCAGTGATTCGATGAATGAGAAAGATAGGGAAGTAGGCGGATAGAGGAGAGGCTGGATTAGCAGGGAAGAGTGTGAAAGGATcaggctctctctctctttgttgACTTTCAACTTTCAGTTtgtcacgcccacgggactttccccatgtttttagttttatgttttatcatgttttaggttatgttttcgttttcagttcatgtcctgcatttagttttgtgttctaggttgtttcatgtcttggtttttgagttcacgtTTAGTTAGGTTTTTCCATTGTTTTTTATCACTCACTCAGTTCGTTagcttcactcacttcacctgtgtttccccatcagctgcactcattcactaatcactcccagttccctatttagtttccagtctaccctttcagtttgtgataTCCTTACCTACATACCTGCCTTCCACTACTCCTGATTTTCACACCCTCATGCCACGCTACGTCTTGTTCAAGTTaaatatttattccatgccatgctcagtcatttcttttgtttttccatagtCAGTTTTTTGTTAACCACGTAttatttttgtgaataaatctcAGTTTTTGCTTAACACCTTtttgagtccgcatccgtgtcctacctcgcCACCAAACCTGACACAGTTGCAGACCAAGAACATCTCAGGAAAAAAGCTCTCCCAGACAGCAGCTTCCCTCCTGCAGGACTGTGTGCCCTGCCATATAGCTACAAAACATATTCAGGACTGGTTCAGTAAACAACACATATAGCCAAAAGCATTGCTCCGATCTCCGAACTTCCCAGATTCATCCTGATTAAGCATCTGTGGGACCTGTAGCAAAGGCTCCAAAACCAGCAGGACCCAAAGAATCCAGAGTCCCAGTCCACATTACACCGTCGAAAATCACAACAAAGTTGTAAATCTCTGAATGTTACTTCATACGCATGATGGTAGCAAAGCTGTATTGCTCAGCTTGTTGTCCACTTTGTTCCAGACTGAGATTCAGCTGCTGTTAGAAGTCTTAGTCATGGTCCCCACAAAATGAATACTAATCAATAAGTAACCCTAATGCTAAACTAAGTCTGATAATGAAGAAGATTGTAAAGGCTTAACATCAGTACGAGCTGACGTTTTTAAAGTGCTGCCTTACATGTTGCAGCTGCTACCATGGCTATACACTTGTAGTCTTATTTAGACTGAATATATCTCTTGTCTTTGGTTTCAGACTAAACTGGCCCTCCAGAAGCAGCTATCCAAAGCCCTGCCTGCCGGGTTCCTGACCAGCTCGCTCAATCCAGCTGCACTGTGCGCCCTGACGTCTGGGCATTTGGCACTACGACTGCCTCCAGGTCCTACAGCCTTCATCCAGGGTCCCCTCATCAGCCCAACACTCTTCAGGCCAGCCCCAGGACCTCTGAGGGCCACACATGCACCCATTATCTTCTCTCCGTATTAGCAATGAACATGAGGCTTTGGGACTTACAGTAGAGTGGACTTAATCTAGCCACAGCTGGGCAAGCAGAAATGATTCATTTGGCCTGCTTTGGTCAGTACAGAACAACCAGATTAACACCAGGACACTATGCAGGGACAGTGAGGACAGTATGATACGTTTGGCTGGTACAAGGTTACTAAGTGCTAACTGATCAGCGTGTCACCCTTAAAAATGGAAGGACCATCTCTCAGCTGTATCATGGCAGCTAACAGCTGAGTGCATGTTCCCCAAGGTCTGGACCCCGCTGCAAGCCATAACAATGAACATCTTTTAGTTTAATTCATGACAGTAATATAATTACAAAGAAgggttttctttgaacagtgcTGTTCAGTGTTGTTGCCAAAAATTCTTTCGCTTTTAGAGCTTTCATTGGAACTCtgggaaaacaagaaaaacacttCATCCATGCTTTGGTTTCCATAACCGGATCCAGACTGAGAAAATCCACAATGCATTAATTTCCCATAAAACTGGTCTATTCTATATGACCAGCCttaatgtataaaaaaaaaagacaatggaCATTTTGCACTGCTGAGTATTTTGTATCTCGACAAAGTTTGTATCCTTTGAGCCATCGTCTGATGAGGATACATTTTCTTTCTTCACTTTAGATCCACATATCCTTTTCCAGTCGCTCTGTGTCTTTGTCTTTTGTCTTTGGCTTTTTGTGCAATAAGGTGACAATCAACCAAATGGATATAGAGTAAATTTATTGTGTAAAATGAGATGGTTTAAAATACTTATACATTTAAAAATTACATTTCTTTTAAACAAGGCATTGTAATGTCTATCTGTTGATAGCTTGGTAGATTAATAGGGTGTGACACTTTAAGTCACCATGTTTACGATAGCATTTATAAGCAGACtacagtacaatgcactatgatTTAGTTTATGCGTCTTCACACATGACACACTTAATATGTCTTTACAGCACAAGGCACAACGGATGAGACCCAGTGCATTGATAAATAACTTTAAAAGGCCCTATTAGCCACCAATAATCTAACAACGGTATTGTGGTGTTTTGATCCTCTTGGAAAATGTTTCAGTTTTGCTTATAAAAAGCTAAACACAGGGACTTGAAGTAAGGAGTTTCCTGCAAGTAAGGATTTTGCAACAGCTGGGTGCAGTTTGTGCAGGATGAAGGAGCAGATATGTGCCATTCATGGACATCTGAAGTATTCATGTTGTGAAATGTGTCATTCAAATGATTAAAACGCTTATTTTTAtagtgaatataaaaaaaaaaaactgcatattTTCATTATAGATATTTCTCTCCCACACAGCTCGGCTGAATCACCTTAagcaatatttattttaaagtgtCACCTGGTAAGATTAATTATTAGT of the Odontesthes bonariensis isolate fOdoBon6 chromosome 23, fOdoBon6.hap1, whole genome shotgun sequence genome contains:
- the LOC142373632 gene encoding zinc finger protein 385D-like isoform X1; this encodes MDIGDGGTEQPSHTDMKHPKKIEWMDGSLPPKSQKGQDEEEEENGVRRGVRVGFKARRERRQGGGSATMCQVCNIQLNSSAQAQIHYRGKTHQRRLRRLAKAVGAGALSQNQVHPLLGSLPLPGRPLQPQRQLEHFLPLRINGSSPLSLFPNFNTMDPVQKAVINHTFGMSQPKKKPIISCNICHLRFNSTTQAEAHYKGHKHARKLKALETQRNRQKSGQNQSTTGKDRDRDREGVPLGGVSMTIDLKDKTDSNSSSQPAQQQPENNQGSSQATTTSSQTSTSDSSSLPSPHQCQQVSPGSQLSDLPSHTPHVDGSADSAPHSDLHESSTGGEGEAAKVEEVNEAKSDKKQFHCPMCKVTVNSSSQLEAHCSGSKHKQMLDGPNSSKSHRRVKMTSTPRSKCRVKQRIGSNCRAAIGATKQAFHCDLCQVSVNSETQLKQHTNSRRHKERLSGRPVKAKFAPYNKLHPSAVLATKLALQKQLSKALPAGFLTSSLNPAALCALTSGHLALRLPPGPTAFIQGPLISPTLFRPAPGPLRATHAPIIFSPY
- the LOC142373632 gene encoding zinc finger protein 385D-like isoform X2 — its product is MDIGDGGTEQPSHTGALSQNQVHPLLGSLPLPGRPLQPQRQLEHFLPLRINGSSPLSLFPNFNTMDPVQKAVINHTFGMSQPKKKPIISCNICHLRFNSTTQAEAHYKGHKHARKLKALETQRNRQKSGQNQSTTGKDRDRDREGVPLGGVSMTIDLKDKTDSNSSSQPAQQQPENNQGSSQATTTSSQTSTSDSSSLPSPHQCQQVSPGSQLSDLPSHTPHVDGSADSAPHSDLHESSTGGEGEAAKVEEVNEAKSDKKQFHCPMCKVTVNSSSQLEAHCSGSKHKQMLDGPNSSKSHRRVKMTSTPRSKCRVKQRIGSNCRAAIGATKQAFHCDLCQVSVNSETQLKQHTNSRRHKERLSGRPVKAKFAPYNKLHPSAVLATKLALQKQLSKALPAGFLTSSLNPAALCALTSGHLALRLPPGPTAFIQGPLISPTLFRPAPGPLRATHAPIIFSPY
- the LOC142373632 gene encoding zinc finger protein 385D-like isoform X3 yields the protein MLLGALSQNQVHPLLGSLPLPGRPLQPQRQLEHFLPLRINGSSPLSLFPNFNTMDPVQKAVINHTFGMSQPKKKPIISCNICHLRFNSTTQAEAHYKGHKHARKLKALETQRNRQKSGQNQSTTGKDRDRDREGVPLGGVSMTIDLKDKTDSNSSSQPAQQQPENNQGSSQATTTSSQTSTSDSSSLPSPHQCQQVSPGSQLSDLPSHTPHVDGSADSAPHSDLHESSTGGEGEAAKVEEVNEAKSDKKQFHCPMCKVTVNSSSQLEAHCSGSKHKQMLDGPNSSKSHRRVKMTSTPRSKCRVKQRIGSNCRAAIGATKQAFHCDLCQVSVNSETQLKQHTNSRRHKERLSGRPVKAKFAPYNKLHPSAVLATKLALQKQLSKALPAGFLTSSLNPAALCALTSGHLALRLPPGPTAFIQGPLISPTLFRPAPGPLRATHAPIIFSPY